DNA from Gracilinanus agilis isolate LMUSP501 chromosome 3, AgileGrace, whole genome shotgun sequence:
TACCAAAGCCCCTCACCTCTCAGTAAACCATCACATTGATCAGATTCCCTCATCAACTCCCAGGTAAAGGGAGAATATTTCAGCCAAAGGGAAGAGCCAGTGGAAattcagagttgggagatggacaTCTTTTGTgaggaacaacaaaaaaggacAGGGTTATTGTATCATATAACATGTGAAGAAGAGTGAAAGAGTGAGgatactggaaaggtaggaaggaactaAGTTAcaaggggctttaaaagccagacagaggattttatatttgatcctggatttAACAAAGTACCACCAGGGTTTAAGGATGGGGAGTGATATGATTAGTCCTGTGCTTTAGAGAGATCACTTTAGAGAGATAGCTGTATGGAAGGTGGACTGGAGAATGGAAACTTAAAGcagagagaccaaccagaagatttctgcaatagtccaggcatgaggagaTGAGAATCTGTACCTCGGTGATGCCAATatcagaagggagaagagggcatAGATGAGATGTTGCAAAGATAGAACTGGAAGTCTTTGGCAATCCATTTGAAAAGGGAGGGTAAGAGAAATGGAGGAATCAAGGATGGAACCCAAGTTAGAAACTTGAGTGATTAGGAAGATAGTGGCACCAGCAACACTattagggaaattaggaagaggagagggatttagggggaaactaatgatttcagtTTTGGACAGGCTGAGATTAAGATAGggtatccagtttgagatatcccaAAGATAGCTGGAGATGTAAGATCGGAGGTCAGGAGAGAAGCTTGGGCTAGATGAATAAATCTTCAAACAGATAATTAAAATTACCAAATGAATAATACTGGCTTAGGGCCATGCCTAGGGGACACCCAAAGTCAGAGGGTATGACCTAAGaggaaaaaccaacaaaagaGATTGAGGACCAGTCAACaaaagtaggaagagaatcaGGATAGAGTATTatcttaaaaagagagagagagagaagaaagcacGAAGAAGAATTTGATCTgcagtgtcaaaggctacagagagatCAAAAAAGATAAGGAACAAGAAAAGGCCTTAATATTTAGCAAGGAAGAGATCACTGATCACTTTCCCAAAAGCAGATTCAGTTGAAAGTCAGATTATGGAGaaaagtgaaaggagaggaagtgagGTAGAAGTTTTTCTCCAAGGCCTAGAGCCAATAGTTACCTGCTTTTCAATGCCTTCTCCCATGCGGTGCCCATGATGAATTCTTAGATACACTTCAAATCATCAGTTGTATGTGAGTTTCCAGACCTTGCATAGCTTCCATAAGTAATGGAGGCTTGTGATTAAGTTTATCTTTATTCCCAACACACAACTGCATAAAGTTCCTCTGGCTATCATCTgccttattgctttttttttttttttaatccttactttctatcataGAATCAACACTGAGTATTGGTTCGAAGGTAATAATcaggagaggaagaaatatatgtgtgtgtgtgtgtgtgtgtgtgaatgtactcttttaaaaaaaaaaacccttatcttttgtcttagaatcaatactaagtttcagttccaaggcagaagagtgggaagggttaggcaattggggttaagtgacttgcccagggtcacacagctaagatgtataTGAGGTCAGgtttaaatctaggacctcctatctctcaaaacactgagccacttagctgctcttcaagtttcattaaaaaaaacaaaaacgacCAAAACTCTCATTTCCTgtctttgtattaattctaacaCAGAAATGTGGCAAGGGATAGAGATAGGCTATTGGGATTGAGTGACCTACCCAGGGCCCCATagctaaaaaataaatgtcaggttacatttgaacccaggaacctgGCTTTCTATATtgtgttatctagctgccccctggttcCTTTTAAGGGTCTACCCAgggcacagctgggtagctcagtggattgagagccaggcctagagacaggaggtcctggattcaaatctggcatcagacacttcctagctgtgtgtccctggggaaatcacttagcccccattacctagcccttacacatttctccttagaaccaatatatatattggttctaagatagaaggtgagggtttaaaaaaaaaaagtctacccAACCCACTCCCTGTCCCCcgcaaaagcaaaaagcaaaaaaaaaaagacttagagcagcaaaaacaaagaaaaaaacaaatcaagcCTCCCCTATATCCAATGGGAAAGCATGCAGGCTTGCCCAGAAGTGAAGCATATCTCCACATATTGTTCTGAAGTCCACAGTGATCACCAAAATGTAAACTGGTTCAAGAAATTCACAGATTGGGGTTCAGGGCCACACATTATATCTTGGCAGTTCATCAGAGAtgttgggggaaggggggggggcggTGTGTTGCTTGTTTCCTTCCAAGGGAACTCTATCACAAACTGGTAATAAGAATCTGGAATACCCTATGGGAGGAAGGTAGAGCAGAGAGGGGGGAAATGGCATATATTTATtgtctgtgaacttaaaaaaaaaaaaaaaccaaaaccctagccttaccttctgttttagaattgaaattaagtatgggttccaaagagtagtaagggctgggcaaaagAGGTCAGGTCCTCTTGTCTCCGAGTCTGGCTTTCTATCAACAAAGTCACTGGGCTGCCCTTGTTTATGTACTTCTTAAATCCTTTATGTTGGGTAAAAAAAATGGAGTTGAAacgtggcctcagatgctttctagccgtgtgaccctgggcaagtcacttaaccctgattgcctagccttattgctcttctgccttggaaccagtaaaaAGACTCTAAGCAACAAGGGACAATTTGACCCCGAATTCGTTTTTCTAGGCAACCAGCATAAAAGAACTAAACAGTAGCTCTATGACTTGACAAGAGTCTTTTCCTGAGAAGAGAAGAAGCTAATGGACTCAGGAAACTGGTGCCATATTTCAGAGGTACTTAATTTATTACCAGAAAGTGGCTTAGGTTCTATGAAGAATCTAACAAATAGTTACTAATTACCTACTGCATTCTGGGCATTGTGTTAAGTACTGGGGAACAGATGTGAAATAAAAACCTTCTGACattgcttacattctaataagaggGTTAaggtatatataaaaaataatgatgataaaaggaataaggaaaaagaccagAAGGATTCAGAGTGccatgagaaatttgaggagggaaaaaatgCCTTTCTATTAGAGAATGAggaggaaaggcttcatgaaagaTATGACACCTGAATTGGACCCTGAAGGCAGAGAAGGTTTTTAATAGGCAAAGgtagtgggggaagggaagcaggatgTCCCTTCCAGGCATGGGTTATAAAATCAGAAAAggaacttatttatttgtttgttttttctggggtggaggaagggagagagagatggatgagtAGGTCTCAGAGAAGCTGTGAAGGACACTTTGGATGCCAGAATCAGATTATAATGTATTAGAAAAagcaatggggagccattgaagatttttgaggagAGAGGAATGAAGTGAACGAATATGCAAAGAAGATGAATCTGGATCATGGAGTGTAAATAATTTTACAGGAAACCATTGAAGTTACTAAACTGGAAATTATTGAACTGATGTTATTCATTTACTAATGCTCTGATTCCTGTCAAGGAATGTTCTTTtattaagttttaaatttttcattgctATCTTCTTTCTATATATCTGAGTCTTCTGTATTTGGGACAAATATGtgaattttctttctactttttacttcctttatcttttcctccccccctccctttcccctttcccacaGCCCCCTTAAACCAATAAACATTTCTCTGTGAAGTTGAAAGGGATTTTTTATTTACTCTTCGAATATTCCTGAAATGTTCCTATTTACACACGGATATGTTTTAACTCaatttcaaagagctcacagtagAGGACTTCATAATCACCTCCATCTTAAAGCAGACTCATACACGATCCGCATTCTTACCAGCTACTTTGTGAAGAGGCAACTTTTTCTCCAGGGCCTTAGTTTCGTTTCTGGATTCTGGAGACTTGATTAATTTGTCCAGGTTTTCAAGATTCCCTGCAGGGAGTGTGTGTGAGTGGGGAGTAGTTAGAGTTTGCAAAACAGGTTTTTTGGGTAATGGTGGCTTGTGACTAAGCTGCTCCGAGGACTTGGCTTTACCTTTTACCTTATCGTTTAGAGGACTAGCTGCACTTATATCTGATAGTCTTTTGAACtgagttttttcatcttttgaaagCAACCTCAACCCCCCTCTCTCCATCCTGATCTCTGCACTGTATCGCTTCATTCCCTTTGATTCTGGGAATGATCCATCTCTATATTTGAAAGACAGCGAAGTGGACCGGAGTTTGACTTGAAAGGGGTTTTTGTCTTCACCCTCAGGCTGACTGGGTAACTGTGGACAGGGATCTGCCTTTGGTGGTCTAGTGTGGTCACCCTCTCGGCAGACAGAGTTCTTCTGAGAGTCACTCTCTACTGGTGGTGCCTGTTTTATAATGCCCAATTTCCCTTCCTGGTGTTCAGTGTTCATCTGAAGATTATCTCTGGTCACCTCATTTCTTGAGGTCACATTTGTCTTCAGCAGGGACAACTTTGTGTTTGATGGAGCGTTGCTGCCTGAATGTTCTTTCAGATAGAGGTTGCTGGCCTTTGGTCTCTCCCAGGAGGAAGACACAGAGAACTTTCTGGAGCTTCTCAGTTCACTGGTTGCCCTTTCCAGTTTACCATCTGACACCCCTCCTCCCTTGGGAGTTGTGGGAGGGGAGCCTTGTTGCTCAGACTTGGGGACCTCCTCAGGGGTGGTCTTTTTCTCCAGCTGCCAGGGGGCAGGTCCCAGCTGTGGTGACACTGACTTGAGAGGAATGGGAGAAACACTGGGACTCGAGGTGACcgaagagtttttgtttttcaaacaaCTCTTTGGTAACTGGGTGCCCAGGTCAGGCATTATGGTGGATTCTTTCACCACTTCCCCAGCATCAGACACCTCTAGGCTGTCTTTTGACTCCTCTGTGTTATTTTCTGAACAATCTAAACCAGATGAAATTGCAGTAGTGTTAGAAATAGCCGTTGGAGGGGGTATATCTAGAGGGCTGTCACAAGACTGACTTTGGACTTCACTAAGTGGACAAACCAACTCCTCACATGTGCTCCTTGTAGGAGGAGACACTGCTGTGGGAGAtgtttctttgctttcttcttcatCTAGAGCAGGAAGCGAGGAGTTTtcaggaagagaagggggaactAAAGAAAGTAAATGGTCTGACTCTAACTCTGAGCCACTGATTTCCACTGTAGTCTCATGGTTATTTTCTGGTGATGACAACTCCCCTGGACTGGCAAATACATCAGAAGATTGGAGCACCAAAGGCTTTTCATCTTGgttctcttggctctgggaaGGTTCCTCAGGCATCTCTGGGCTCAAAATCTCTGGGCTGTTTGCTGTAGTATTCTTGTCTATCATTTCCTCCTGGCTATAACTGGTATTCTCATCTTTCTGGTCTTTGAGCATTTGTTtcccatcttcctcctcttcctccggGGTACAAGTCAGATCACTTAGAGATTCTGACTGTGCTCGCTGTAAGAAATATAGGGTGTATTAGATTTCATCACTACTTTAAACATTTatagaactaatttttttttaattttagatttccttctctaattcccAGACCTCCTCAAAAACCCTCCTCTCACCACTTGTACTATTTTAGAAAATGATATCTTTAAGCAGatataattataaatgaaaatgctAAACAAATTAAAGCATCCTTTTCCAATCTCCTAAATAATTAACCTATTTAGAGTCTCAAACAAACTAATTTCCAGTGAAATCGTATAACTGTTCCCTAGAGACATCTGCAGGCTTTTCTTTATAAGGTGAATAGCAGGACTGGCTCCTAACTGTTCTCCCAATCTCTAGTGATCTCTCCCAATACTATGATCTCTCTACCAAACCCAGGCTGTGCTCTTTGCTTCCTTATACAGATTTGTGCCTAGAATGCCCATCTCTTGACCTGTCCAAATCTTACAAATCTCAGTTTAAGTTTGAACCACGTGGTGAAAGAGTCCCAGTTGATGATGACCATGatccctttctcttctgaataCACTGTTTCAACAATCATTGGCACCTAATTTTATATGCACCTAATTATAAGTGCAGAGCACTGggctactttttttaaacccttaccttctatcttggagtcaatactgtgagaAGAAGCCAATACTGTGAGAAGCATTTTGGATCTTATATTCTTATAGTTATTGTATTGTTATCTTATATTTAGTCGTTATCTTATATTTACTGAATAGTATTACATATTTAATTACTTCCAGAATGTAAAGGCCATGAAGCCAGGGACCATGTCAGCTATCCTTGTGTCTCCTCTAACATGTAGcccagtagggggcagctgggtagctcagtggattgagagccaggcctagagatgggaggtcctaggttcaaatctggcctcagacacttcccagctgtgtgaccctgggcaagtcacttgacccccattgcctagctcttaccactcttctgccttggagccaatacacagtattggccctaagacggaaagtaagggtttcaaaaaagaaaagaaatatagagcATTCAATAAAGCCTTTAAGAGATCTGACTCTTTGTCTGCGCACCAGACATACCATATCTTGCCTAATATTGCTAGTTATATCTTTatgttatagaatcatagaacataatgaaaataatggaTTTTAGTGATCATCTAGTCTGAGATCTTTACTTCTACTtcaagaaaggaaactgaggctcaggaagttgaaaaaacttgcccaagatcccatgcctaataatatagaaatagtgTGAgtgtccttcttcctttttcataagGATCTCCTTTGGGTCAGCCAGTGTCATCCTGATGAAATTATAACTACAAGGATACCTAATTTTTTTGATGTGGGTACTCCCTCTGCCAACACAGATCATAATCATtctatattttagaaaacaatctGAGGGTTGCTCTGGTCAAAATCCTCCAAATTGCTTAGCTACCAACATGGTAACGAACCTCTCTGAATTGAGTTAGGCTTATTCTCAGACAATAGACACATGGAACGGTCCATCACTTGGTTCGTATGTGAAATTTCTCTAAGTTGGGAGAGCCTGCTATATTCTGCTTGCACCTTCCTGGAGAACTCAGGATCATCTTCACAGCATGAGGCATCACTACAGTGATTGATTACTTTAGTGTCTCTTCAGCTAAACTATAAACtctcttgagggcaggaattatgtcacatattttttctgttttccataGTACCTTGCACACaactggggataataacaatacctaattttcagttattgtgaggataaaataagataattgtaaaaaaaaaaaaagtgcccagtacaatgtctggcacatgggGATGGGTGGGTGGGGTTTACTagaaaaatgcttattcctttccattccttttcctttccccattccaCCGTTCCAAATAAAGCATTCCATCTGCAAGTCTTGACAACTTTACATCTGTTAGGGCTACTTTGTCGCTTCTTACTAAGTgaaatcctttttatctttggaaGTTCACTTCAAAGTGACACCAAAACTCCATGGATAAAGAATAATGAGTAGACAGCCGATTCTTCCCGTCTTCCTCTCCTACCCCTAACCATTCTAAAAGAGGTATAGATGCTACCCTGTTCATCAAGCCAATCTTGCTTTTCCAAGATGATAAGCTATTTGGGAGCAGAGAGCAGGAGTAACTGTGTCAGCTAGATGTTTTGTGCAGTGCTTATATATGCTTTGTCAAGATCTTATGTTTGATCAGTACACATACGTCTGTGGCAATGAATATAGAGAACCTGAATAAGTTTTTGTTGCTGGGACTTTTGTCTCCACAGTGCACAGGGCTGCATTTACTGGAAGACTTTTGTTGGCATTATTCCCTGAAGATGCATATTATAGCCTGATAGTAGCCCATTGCACTTCTAAGGAGAAAAAAcgattttgttctttaaaaagtaTGCCTGCACACTAGATCTGAACACGTTGTCTGGATGACTTGGTTGGCATCAGGAATAGGAGTTAGATGGAACACTGAAACGCCTAAGCTTCTTCACTCTTCTGAAAGTCAACATTATTGAACCTAGAACCTGGTGGCAGTTTAATCTGTATCCAACTATAATGAAATGTAACAAAAGGAAGGGAGTCTGTTTCCcataaaatcagagagagaaaaacaaactcTTCACCCAGGAGAACTAAATTGGCTAGAAATTCACTGATCAAAGGTCAGCTCAAAGTATCCTCAAAATCTTCTGCGAGCAGCCATTCTTTTTCCTAGCATCACAACTGGAAAGAGCTAAgcacttttccttctttctttccctccctccctcctttctttccttcctttcttcctttcccctccctcccctttcccctttctat
Protein-coding regions in this window:
- the CRACDL gene encoding CRACD-like protein, whose protein sequence is MSSTRIMDIKMRDSAEGLGEDSSGKKKSKFKTFKKFFGKKKRKEASTPASSSTWKPSQSESNDITPVSLPVGYDSEDELEDHKGTLGSRALSHDSIFIPETGQDPPRPARVFSQENVSERIKALQMKIQYNMKLGPPPPCGIPTKRADDAGMSSEDDGLPRSPPEMSLLHDITATTTTKFSDPHKHLSSLSLAGTGSEEEEQVTLGSSSRPISPDQLFSRHASDTMTSPRTSDSSLSPLADFDYPPEFSSCLDNSAAKHKLLVKPRNQRSSKMRRLYSRAQSESLSDLTCTPEEEEEDGKQMLKDQKDENTSYSQEEMIDKNTTANSPEILSPEMPEEPSQSQENQDEKPLVLQSSDVFASPGELSSPENNHETTVEISGSELESDHLLSLVPPSLPENSSLPALDEEESKETSPTAVSPPTRSTCEELVCPLSEVQSQSCDSPLDIPPPTAISNTTAISSGLDCSENNTEESKDSLEVSDAGEVVKESTIMPDLGTQLPKSCLKNKNSSVTSSPSVSPIPLKSVSPQLGPAPWQLEKKTTPEEVPKSEQQGSPPTTPKGGGVSDGKLERATSELRSSRKFSVSSSWERPKASNLYLKEHSGSNAPSNTKLSLLKTNVTSRNEVTRDNLQMNTEHQEGKLGIIKQAPPVESDSQKNSVCREGDHTRPPKADPCPQLPSQPEGEDKNPFQVKLRSTSLSFKYRDGSFPESKGMKRYSAEIRMERGGLRLLSKDEKTQFKRLSDISAASPLNDKVKGKAKSSEQLSHKPPLPKKPVLQTLTTPHSHTLPAGNLENLDKLIKSPESRNETKALEKKLPLHKVAEKNTPSPASAPGASEGHSLPPWITLARQKRRGSREQQLLSKEEKPAAPAAKSDPEKPAKDPDRTEERIKQQADFVRSKSFLVTPAKTSEEQKPRAKLNLKEGLHRGISLSHQNLAAQSQVMTEKELNQLKRASYSSADQPSWMELAKKKSQAWSDMPQIIK